The following are encoded in a window of Nocardia sp. BMG111209 genomic DNA:
- a CDS encoding C40 family peptidase, translating to MLAAALVVICAIGTLLLTTGQVTAHGKSSPGVRPVGWLDNPFAEFTDSLPWLPHTHQRTAGEVAAEAARSKIGSSYIFGATGPDTFDCSGLVVWSYEQAGMELPRTSYDQLAAGIPVSLDELRLGDLVSFYDGDHSAIYAGDGQVIHASTSARGVVLSPIDDMPVTGARRF from the coding sequence GTGCTTGCGGCCGCACTGGTCGTGATCTGCGCGATCGGCACCCTGTTGCTGACCACCGGACAGGTGACGGCACACGGGAAGTCGTCGCCGGGAGTCCGGCCCGTGGGCTGGCTGGACAATCCGTTCGCCGAATTCACCGATTCGCTGCCGTGGTTGCCACACACCCACCAGCGGACGGCCGGGGAGGTGGCTGCGGAGGCCGCACGCTCCAAGATCGGCTCGAGTTACATCTTCGGCGCCACCGGCCCCGATACCTTCGACTGCTCCGGATTGGTGGTGTGGTCGTACGAACAGGCCGGGATGGAACTGCCCCGCACCAGCTACGACCAGCTCGCCGCGGGCATCCCGGTGTCGCTGGACGAGCTGCGGCTCGGGGATCTGGTGTCCTTCTACGACGGCGACCATTCCGCCATCTACGCCGGTGACGGCCAGGTGATCCATGCCTCCACGTCCGCGCGAGGGGTGGTGCTGTCGCCCATCGACGATATGCCGGTGACGGGCGCCCGGCGCTTCTGA